A stretch of the Vagococcus xieshaowenii genome encodes the following:
- a CDS encoding thermonuclease family protein, giving the protein MKKKLNTNILTTLSIFITLLLGIFFTLLFPDITRIIALVTFLSLVVYQWLLPNKTTKRSKIVWHIPLKLSLFIVIMSQSIMFYERVAPSLAAKLASDAAQQTSTSETFVKESSEEIHLSESETASLSSSSYIEEFDESSDNDELMTKQTATLIQVVNANTVYLMVNGQQAKYRLLVIDSPDTTDHYTLSQQADQRLRDILTNATTIEVSYDPSTHSTDDFNRELVYLWADGELVQTTLLKEGLAEVSYIDSDDLLYLEDMKSAENYAINHEIGIWENDNEQSSPWYNQESRIESESHGKKHESDYPTDYESDNSYTMPQEGARYETFDNWLQQNKQKRNTYSTNR; this is encoded by the coding sequence ATGAAAAAAAAATTAAATACGAACATATTAACCACTCTTTCTATTTTTATTACGCTGTTACTTGGGATTTTTTTTACTCTACTATTTCCTGATATCACTCGAATTATAGCATTAGTTACTTTTCTTTCACTTGTTGTTTATCAATGGTTATTACCAAACAAAACAACTAAACGATCAAAAATAGTATGGCATATACCTCTTAAATTATCACTGTTCATTGTCATCATGTCACAAAGTATCATGTTTTATGAACGTGTAGCACCTAGTTTAGCAGCTAAGCTGGCAAGTGATGCCGCACAACAAACTAGTACAAGTGAAACGTTTGTCAAAGAATCATCCGAAGAAATCCACTTATCAGAATCTGAAACAGCATCTTTATCTTCAAGTAGCTACATTGAAGAATTTGACGAATCATCAGATAATGATGAGTTGATGACAAAACAAACTGCAACACTCATTCAAGTCGTAAATGCTAATACGGTCTATCTAATGGTAAACGGACAACAAGCTAAGTATCGCTTGCTCGTCATCGATTCACCTGATACAACTGATCATTATACACTTTCGCAACAAGCCGACCAACGTCTACGAGATATTTTAACTAACGCAACCACTATTGAAGTGTCCTATGACCCATCAACTCATTCTACAGACGACTTTAATCGTGAGTTAGTTTATCTTTGGGCAGATGGTGAGTTAGTTCAAACAACCTTGCTTAAAGAAGGTTTAGCAGAAGTTAGCTATATCGATAGTGACGATTTACTTTATTTAGAAGACATGAAGTCAGCTGAAAACTACGCTATAAATCATGAGATTGGCATTTGGGAAAACGACAATGAACAAAGTTCTCCTTGGTATAATCAAGAAAGTAGAATAGAATCTGAGTCACATGGTAAGAAGCATGAGTCAGATTATCCCACTGATTATGAGTCTGATAACTCTTATACTATGCCACAAGAAGGGGCTCGTTACGAAACGTTTGACAACTGGTTGCAACAAAACAAACAAAAACGGAACACTTATTCAACTAACAGATAA
- a CDS encoding GNAT family N-acetyltransferase, with amino-acid sequence MDVIIRPVTVSDSESLTTIYNYYIKETTSSFESESITVDMMKERIEEITKSYPYFVAETSEKEIIGYCHAKPFGKTIGYQYSVEVTVYLKPNAKQQGVGTRLYEALERQLKSQGIKTMIASVTAENKESVLFHQKKGYEQAAYLKNIGFKFDRWLDVIWLQKIFS; translated from the coding sequence ATGGATGTTATTATTCGTCCGGTGACTGTTTCAGATAGTGAATCATTGACGACCATTTATAATTATTATATTAAAGAAACCACAAGCTCTTTTGAATCAGAAAGTATTACCGTAGATATGATGAAAGAGCGTATAGAAGAAATTACTAAGAGCTACCCATATTTCGTAGCAGAAACTTCAGAGAAAGAGATTATAGGCTATTGCCATGCCAAGCCATTCGGTAAAACAATTGGCTATCAGTATTCAGTTGAAGTAACGGTTTATTTGAAACCAAATGCTAAACAACAAGGGGTTGGTACGAGATTATATGAAGCCTTAGAGCGACAATTGAAGTCTCAAGGGATCAAAACAATGATTGCATCAGTCACTGCTGAAAATAAGGAAAGTGTCTTATTCCATCAAAAGAAAGGCTATGAACAGGCTGCCTATCTAAAAAATATAGGATTTAAGTTTGATCGTTGGTTAGATGTTATTTGGCTTCAAAAAATATTCTCTTAA
- a CDS encoding L-lactate dehydrogenase: MFMEQIKDHQKIILIGNGAVGSSYAFALVTQNIGQELGIIDVNTDKAEGDAIDLSHALAFTSPKKIYAATYDDCHDADIVVITAGAAQKPGETRLDLVHKNMKIFKEIVTNVVNSGFDGIFLVATNPVDILTYATWKFSGFPKHRVIGSGTSLDSARFRQAISELVGVDARNVHGYILGEHGDTEFPVWSHANIAGLQIYEWVKSHPEVDEEALVNMFFDVRDAAYTIINKKGATYYGIAVALARITKAILNDEDSILPLSVYLDGEYDQQDIYIGAPAVINRQGIKEVLEIPLNQAEKEKMVYSADTLRSVLNEAFDKFESE, from the coding sequence ATGTTTATGGAGCAAATAAAAGATCATCAAAAAATTATTCTTATTGGAAATGGTGCGGTAGGTTCAAGTTACGCCTTCGCCTTAGTTACCCAAAATATCGGACAAGAATTAGGGATCATCGATGTAAATACCGATAAAGCTGAAGGTGATGCGATTGATTTATCACATGCCCTAGCTTTTACTTCTCCGAAAAAGATCTACGCTGCAACATACGATGACTGCCACGATGCTGATATCGTTGTTATCACTGCCGGTGCTGCTCAAAAGCCTGGAGAAACACGTTTAGACCTTGTTCACAAGAACATGAAAATATTCAAAGAAATCGTAACCAATGTGGTCAATTCCGGGTTCGATGGTATTTTCCTAGTCGCAACCAATCCGGTTGATATTCTAACCTATGCGACATGGAAATTTTCTGGTTTTCCAAAACATCGTGTCATTGGTTCAGGAACCTCACTTGATTCCGCACGATTCCGTCAAGCTATTTCAGAATTAGTCGGAGTTGATGCGCGTAATGTTCATGGTTATATTTTAGGTGAACATGGTGACACTGAGTTTCCTGTTTGGTCACATGCTAATATTGCAGGATTACAAATTTATGAATGGGTGAAGTCACATCCGGAAGTTGATGAAGAAGCATTGGTCAATATGTTTTTTGACGTACGCGATGCTGCTTATACTATTATTAATAAAAAAGGCGCAACATACTACGGAATCGCTGTAGCACTAGCACGTATCACTAAAGCCATCTTAAACGATGAAGATTCAATCTTACCATTATCCGTTTATTTAGATGGTGAATATGATCAACAAGACATATATATTGGTGCGCCAGCTGTTATCAATCGTCAAGGAATTAAAGAAGTATTAGAAATTCCTCTAAATCAAGCCGAAAAAGAAAAAATGGTTTATTCAGCCGACACTTTACGAAGTGTACTTAACGAAGCGTTTGATAAGTTTGAATCCGAATAA
- a CDS encoding YdcF family protein, whose protein sequence is MSSYLFLNVFLLIIPLLLFMWSVIKRPTSLFTGALFCYILGVLAFVGIIQLEKISSTLAYIIAVPLAILLVLLAIFGVYAMIIALFWNERVLLKYEKKSFANYLPLILATGLLILSITEIIQNYYFNDIAWIATPFSFVLTIASYFIAVFFFFGITAFLYNILPIRGKVDYIIILGAGLNKDKVTPLLASRIDAGVKLYYAQYKKHQHKPTIILSGGQGHDEAVSEAFAMSEYMKEKYPDITNLLLEDQSTNTEENLRFSEQVAKKNGETRPFNKCRLVLATNNYHLLRAGKLAKLQGLNVQGVGAKTRLFYLPTAFIREYIGYLVLTKKKHIIIILLIFVATVGAELVEWLLGKIV, encoded by the coding sequence ATGTCTAGTTATTTATTTTTGAATGTGTTTTTATTAATCATCCCACTATTACTCTTTATGTGGTCAGTGATTAAACGACCAACAAGCTTATTCACAGGTGCTTTATTTTGCTATATTTTAGGTGTATTAGCTTTTGTTGGTATTATCCAATTAGAAAAAATTTCTTCAACACTCGCCTATATCATTGCAGTGCCACTAGCTATTTTATTGGTCTTACTAGCTATTTTTGGCGTCTATGCAATGATTATTGCGTTATTTTGGAACGAGCGTGTCTTGCTCAAATACGAAAAAAAATCATTTGCTAATTATCTGCCATTAATTCTAGCGACAGGATTGTTAATATTATCCATCACTGAAATTATACAAAATTATTATTTCAATGACATCGCATGGATTGCGACACCGTTTTCTTTTGTTTTAACCATTGCGTCTTATTTTATCGCTGTATTTTTCTTTTTTGGTATTACAGCTTTCCTTTATAACATCTTACCCATTAGAGGAAAAGTCGATTATATTATCATTTTAGGTGCAGGACTTAATAAAGATAAAGTGACTCCGCTATTAGCATCACGAATTGATGCTGGTGTGAAGCTTTATTATGCACAATACAAAAAACATCAACACAAACCGACGATTATTCTTTCAGGTGGTCAAGGTCATGACGAAGCAGTATCGGAAGCTTTTGCAATGTCGGAATATATGAAAGAAAAATATCCCGATATTACTAATCTCTTATTAGAAGACCAATCTACCAATACCGAAGAAAATTTACGTTTCTCAGAACAAGTCGCAAAAAAAAATGGAGAAACACGACCATTTAACAAATGTCGCTTAGTTTTAGCAACTAATAATTATCATTTACTACGTGCTGGCAAGCTTGCAAAACTACAAGGGTTAAACGTGCAAGGTGTCGGAGCAAAAACGCGATTATTCTATTTACCTACCGCTTTTATTAGAGAGTATATCGGCTATCTAGTCTTAACTAAGAAGAAACATATTATCATTATCTTACTTATTTTTGTAGCAACTGTCGGAGCAGAACTAGTCGAATGGTTATTAGGCAAAATAGTCTAA
- a CDS encoding response regulator transcription factor: MIKLLLIEDDKLLSDSVAEILSEVGEVTPVYNGDEGYYEVMENDYDALILDVMLPGLNGYQILEKIREQGKTMPVLMLTAKDSLEDKIKGFQEGADDYLTKPFHREELLLRVMAMLKRSLNLVGDNQLLLGNTTVALNAHQVEVEGQSIELNGKEFDLLVYLMQQKNRILTKEQIFQRIWGFDSETSYSVVEVYMSHLRKKLSKANSNLLINTIRNVGYILAVKDHD; this comes from the coding sequence ATGATTAAATTGTTGTTAATTGAAGACGATAAATTACTATCAGATAGTGTGGCTGAAATTCTTTCAGAAGTTGGTGAGGTCACGCCTGTTTATAATGGTGATGAAGGTTACTATGAAGTAATGGAAAATGACTATGATGCATTAATTTTAGATGTGATGTTACCTGGTCTAAACGGTTATCAAATTTTGGAAAAGATTAGAGAACAAGGCAAGACCATGCCTGTCCTAATGTTGACAGCAAAGGATAGTTTAGAAGATAAAATCAAAGGGTTTCAAGAAGGAGCAGATGATTATTTAACCAAACCGTTCCATCGTGAGGAATTATTGTTACGTGTTATGGCGATGCTTAAACGTAGTTTGAATTTGGTTGGAGATAATCAATTGCTTCTTGGTAATACCACGGTGGCGCTTAATGCTCATCAAGTTGAAGTAGAAGGGCAGTCAATCGAATTGAATGGTAAAGAATTTGATTTGCTGGTCTATTTGATGCAACAAAAAAATCGTATTTTAACTAAAGAACAGATTTTCCAACGTATATGGGGCTTTGATTCAGAAACGTCTTATTCTGTTGTTGAAGTATATATGAGCCACCTTCGAAAAAAACTATCTAAAGCAAATAGTAATTTATTAATTAATACGATTCGAAACGTCGGATATATTTTAGCGGTGAAGGATCATGACTAG
- a CDS encoding sensor histidine kinase translates to MTSETHHLKSLFFRNALSFALIFLFLGFIVNGLITSSLYRNIDEELVRTSQDKYLIARELMKSLNSSDESLSYDLETGQKINSINLFQTEVVLWDKDKIIANSLALGNRMEIFSNLKLTPSKASKIETITLDTEQFKGLRFRSLLVETGNQIIPYAQLLSNTNSLEESLRSFQKILIACMLFFWLISLGVSYYLAKLNIQPIIKSWKKQQEFVENASHELRTPLTIIQAKLEKLFIHPEHTVMDESETIAIALNEAKRLGQLTNSLLMLARSDGNQLVVNKELQDTQTFIESVMNPFVEIADLDDKKMEIDKNEAFDFMFDHNLMKQLLVIIIDNALKYTEMGDKITITSRQTSQNWEIVIADTGIGIKEEDLSQIFERFYREDSARQRDTGGHGLGLSIAKWITESHGGKIYAEHNQPKGSRFVISLPNKIPNK, encoded by the coding sequence ATGACTAGTGAGACACATCATTTAAAATCACTTTTTTTTAGAAATGCTTTATCGTTTGCGTTGATTTTCTTGTTTTTAGGTTTCATTGTGAATGGTTTAATTACTAGTTCGCTATATCGAAATATTGATGAAGAACTTGTGCGAACCTCTCAAGACAAGTACTTAATTGCTAGAGAATTAATGAAGTCATTAAATTCAAGTGATGAGAGTCTGTCTTATGACTTAGAAACCGGTCAAAAGATTAACAGTATTAATTTATTTCAAACAGAAGTTGTATTGTGGGATAAAGATAAAATAATTGCTAATAGTCTTGCACTAGGTAATCGTATGGAGATTTTTTCGAATCTAAAATTAACCCCATCAAAAGCAAGTAAAATTGAGACAATTACATTAGATACCGAGCAGTTTAAAGGATTACGTTTTCGTTCATTATTAGTGGAGACAGGTAATCAAATTATTCCTTATGCTCAGTTGTTATCTAATACTAATTCATTAGAAGAGTCGCTTCGATCATTCCAAAAAATATTAATTGCGTGTATGTTATTCTTCTGGTTGATTTCGTTAGGGGTTAGTTATTATCTTGCTAAATTGAATATTCAACCGATTATTAAATCATGGAAAAAACAGCAAGAATTTGTAGAAAATGCCTCTCATGAATTGAGAACGCCTTTAACTATTATTCAGGCGAAATTGGAAAAACTATTTATTCATCCAGAACATACAGTAATGGATGAGTCAGAAACGATTGCCATTGCGTTAAATGAAGCCAAACGTTTAGGTCAATTGACGAATAGCTTATTAATGCTTGCTCGCTCTGATGGCAATCAATTGGTCGTAAATAAAGAGTTGCAAGACACACAAACATTTATTGAAAGTGTCATGAATCCTTTTGTTGAAATTGCTGATCTGGATGACAAAAAAATGGAGATTGATAAGAACGAAGCGTTTGATTTTATGTTTGATCATAATTTGATGAAGCAATTATTAGTGATTATAATTGATAACGCGTTGAAATATACCGAGATGGGTGACAAAATTACTATTACAAGTAGGCAGACGTCTCAAAATTGGGAAATCGTGATTGCAGATACAGGTATCGGGATTAAAGAAGAAGATCTCTCGCAAATTTTTGAACGATTTTATCGTGAAGATTCTGCTAGGCAACGTGATACAGGCGGACATGGATTAGGCTTATCTATAGCTAAGTGGATCACAGAGAGTCATGGGGGTAAAATTTATGCAGAACATAATCAACCTAAAGGGAGTCGTTTTGTGATTTCATTACCTAATAAAATACCAAATAAATAA
- the aroE gene encoding shikimate dehydrogenase: MISGKTRLAAVIANPIKHSLSPFIHNLAFEQTGEDGVYLAFEINETSFEGSLQTIRQWYMYGANLSMPYKQLALPYMDQLSEEVEFLGALNTIVNRNGQLTGYNTDGIGFIESLKYKQIKLRNQRVFILGAGGAAMAIIYALAKEGVATLTVAKRQNETFEFVKNKLHEISHKTGMTIELVTFDEKALISRCETATMIVNTTNVGMIQSESLLRKEWLSDNQLVVDIIYQPLETQLLIEAKEKGCQTMNGIGMLLFQALASFELWTGKRVTPEPIFQQLMDLIEEKNNQ, encoded by the coding sequence ATGATATCTGGAAAAACAAGGCTCGCTGCGGTAATTGCCAATCCTATTAAACATAGTTTGTCACCTTTTATTCATAATTTAGCATTTGAGCAAACAGGTGAGGATGGCGTTTATTTAGCATTTGAGATTAATGAAACGTCCTTTGAAGGAAGTCTACAAACTATTCGTCAATGGTATATGTATGGTGCTAATTTATCAATGCCATACAAACAGTTGGCGTTACCTTATATGGATCAACTTTCTGAAGAAGTTGAATTTTTAGGCGCTCTTAACACAATAGTAAATCGTAATGGCCAATTAACTGGTTACAATACAGATGGTATAGGTTTTATCGAAAGCTTAAAGTACAAACAAATTAAACTAAGAAATCAACGTGTGTTTATTTTAGGAGCAGGTGGTGCAGCGATGGCAATCATTTATGCCTTGGCTAAAGAAGGAGTTGCTACATTAACTGTTGCTAAGCGTCAAAATGAGACGTTTGAGTTCGTAAAGAATAAATTACATGAGATATCCCACAAGACGGGGATGACTATCGAATTAGTTACCTTTGATGAAAAAGCGTTAATCAGTCGTTGCGAAACGGCAACAATGATTGTGAACACAACAAATGTCGGAATGATACAATCAGAGAGTTTACTAAGAAAAGAGTGGCTATCTGACAATCAGCTTGTTGTAGATATTATTTATCAACCATTAGAAACACAATTGTTGATAGAAGCAAAAGAAAAAGGATGCCAAACCATGAACGGTATTGGCATGTTACTATTCCAAGCGCTAGCTTCGTTTGAATTATGGACGGGAAAAAGAGTAACACCAGAACCGATTTTTCAACAACTAATGGATTTAATTGAGGAGAAAAATAACCAATGA